From Triticum aestivum cultivar Chinese Spring chromosome 4A, IWGSC CS RefSeq v2.1, whole genome shotgun sequence, a single genomic window includes:
- the LOC123084655 gene encoding cysteine-rich receptor-like protein kinase 10, translating into MPMPIHIHALLLLLALVPLAAAQPTWANCGRGQGNYSAGSTYETNLVYLLRILRSNASNSPSRFASGAHGAAPDTAWALVLCRGDVSAPDCYDCVSTAIRDAATACNRSMDVAFYYSPCYVRLSDVHDFLDPTGNSGEVDLLTGADIISTDVHAYQQAVTGFLTATVQYAVDNSSRLFATGHWVGPDRNMYSAAQCAPDLSPAQCRNCLQRLVGKWWTTFPHLDLEGASIAGPRCTLRYQVSPFYIGSAMLQQTKQAAEPAPAPAATATPTRGSKSAVMKIMLIAAAATLLFPCIYMLTWHRKGRRLWFILCNKSSRNNENNYEAMIASYGSLAPKRYMYSDVMKITFSRSNELGKGGYGVVFKGRLHDGRLVAVKFLHDSKGNRSEFVNEVMSIGRTSHVNVVTLFGFCLEGSKRALIYEYMSNSSLDKFIYSENPKEVLGWERLYEIALGIAHGLQYLHYSCNTRIIHFDIKPQNILLDSDFSPKIADFGLAKLCHMKESKVSMTGGARGTIGFIAPEVHSRTFGVVSTKSDVYSYGMMLLEMVGGRRNVKSIVEKSSEKYFPDWIYDHFSQDEGLQACDVTSETTEIARKMTLIGMWCIQVLPMYRPTITRVLEMFERSLDELEMPPQQNFCELE; encoded by the exons ATGCCCATGCCCATTCACATTCACGCTCTCCTGCTCCTCCTTGCGCTCGTTCCGCTCGCCGCAGCACAGCCGACGTGGGCAAACTGCGGCAGAGGCCAAGGCAACTACTCGGCAGGCAGCACATACGAGACCAACCTCGTATACCTCCTCCGCATCCTCCGCTCGAACGCCTCCAACTCGCCCTCCCGATTCGCCTCCGGCGCCCACGGCGCCGCGCCGGACACTGCCTGGGCCCTGGTTCTCTGCCGTGGCGACGTCAGCGCCCCCGACTGCTACGACTGCGTCAGCACGGCCATTCGGGACGCGGCCACAGCCTGCAACCGCAGCATGGACGTGGCCTTCTACTACAGCCCGTGCTACGTCCGCCTATCCGACGTCCACGACTTTCTGGACCCCaccggcaactccggcgaggtaGATCTCCTTACCGGCGCCGACATCATCAGCACCGACGTCCATGCCTACCAACAGGCGGTCACCGGCTTTCTCACCGCCACGGTGCAGTATGCTGTGGACAACTCCTCCAGGCTCTTCGCCACGGGGCATTGGGTAGGGCCCGACCGCAATATGTACTCGGCGGCGCAGTGCGCACCGGACCTGTCGCCGGCGCAGTGCCGAAACTGCCTGCAACGCCTCGTGGGCAAGTGGTGGACCACGTTCCCCCACTTGGATTTGGAGGGCGCCAGCATCGCTGGTCCACGCTGCACCTTGAGGTACCAAGTGTCCCCGTTCTACATTGGCAGCGCCATGTTGCAACAGACCAAGcaggcggctgaaccggcgccagCTCCAGCTGCTACTGCTACTCCTACGAGAG GTAGCAAGAGCGCCGTCATGAAGATTATGCTAATAG CAGCAGCTGCAACCTTGCTATTCCCGTGTATTTATATGCTGACATGGCATAGAAAAGGGAGAAGACTATGGTTTATCCTTTGCAACAAGTCTAGCAGAAACAATGAAAATAATTACGAGGCCATGATAGCATCCTATGGATCCCTAGCTCCAAAACGATACATGTACTCGGATGTAATGAAGATAACATTTTCTCGTAGCAATGAGCTTGGAAAAGGTGGTTACGGTGTGGTTTTCAAAGGAAGACTTCATGATGGTCGTTTAGTTGCTGTGAAATTCTTGCATGACTCCAAAGGAAATAGGAGCGAGTTTGTGAATGAGGTTATGAGCATTGGCAGGACATCACATGTTAATGTTGTTAccttatttgggttttgtttggaggGATCAAAACGAGCTCTTATATATGAATACATGTCGAACAGTTCCTTGGATAAGTTCATTTACTCAGAGAACCCCAAAGAAGTTTTAGGGTGGGAGAGGCTCTATGAAATAGCACTCGGGATTGCTCATGGCCTCCAATACTTGCACTATAGCTGTAATACACGCATCATCCATTTCGATATCAAGCCTCAAAATATCCTTCTGGACAGTGATTTTAGCCCCAAAATTGCTGATTTTGGTCTGGCTAAACTGTGTCATATGAAAGAGAGTAAAGTTTCAATGACTGGTGGTGCTAGAGGAACAATTGGATTCATTGCCCCAGAAGTTCATTCTCGAACCTTCGGAGTGGTTTCAACAAAGTCAGATGTTTATAGTTATGGAATGATGTTGTTGGAGATGGTTGGAGGCAGGAGAAATGTAAAATCAATTGTTGAAAAATCCAGTGAAAAGTATTTCCCAGATTGGATTTATGACCACTTTTCACAAGATGAAGGCTTACAGGCATGTGACGTGACAAGTGAAACTACGGAGATAGCTAGAAAGATGACATTAATTGGCATGTGGTGCATACAGGTATTACCTATGTATCGCCCTACTATAACACGAGTTCTGGAAATGTTTGAGAGAAGCTTAGATGAACTGGAGATGCCACCACAGCAGAACTTCTGTGAACTCGAGTAA